A genomic region of Candidatus Peregrinibacteria bacterium contains the following coding sequences:
- the nusB gene encoding transcription antitermination factor NusB, giving the protein MAQYRRLCRIAAMQTLTALLLRGESDEGKAKTCFLQVKEDFAPELGNKDEFSREIMNGVLKNREGLDQQIYELAPEWPIEKLSTVERVILEAGAFELLQYADTPLAVIINEWVDIAKEFGDETAGKFINGVLSNLAHQSRKEGRGTPPSKKNLSSEAK; this is encoded by the coding sequence ATGGCCCAATATCGACGTCTTTGTAGAATTGCAGCAATGCAAACTCTCACAGCACTTCTCCTCCGGGGCGAGAGTGATGAAGGAAAGGCAAAAACCTGTTTCCTCCAAGTCAAAGAAGATTTTGCCCCGGAGCTCGGAAATAAGGACGAATTTTCTCGAGAAATTATGAATGGAGTTTTGAAAAATAGAGAAGGACTAGACCAACAAATTTATGAACTTGCTCCGGAATGGCCCATTGAGAAATTGTCGACAGTAGAAAGAGTTATATTAGAAGCGGGAGCATTTGAACTTTTGCAGTATGCAGATACGCCGCTTGCGGTCATCATTAACGAATGGGTGGACATTGCGAAGGAATTTGGAGATGAAACTGCTGGAAAATTTATTAATGGAGTACTGTCAAATTTGGCGCATCAATCGAGAAAAGAAGGAAGAGGAACGCCTCCTTCCAAAAAAAATCTTTCATCCGAAGCAAAATGA
- the rnc gene encoding ribonuclease III, with protein MIKELTKILGFSLKNEALYEVAFTHKSYLNEHPSGECNERLEFLGDAVLELVVTEFLFRKYPEKPEGELTSYRSALVRGKHLAEISEELNLGKFLKLSRGEEKSGGRKKSYILANTAESLIGGIFLDRGFATAEKFILKHIIPRISEIIEKGLHRDAKSKLQEYTQDVLGITPHYQLVTEKGPDHDKLFVMAVYLGEKVIAEGEGSSKQKAELDAAENAVKKLNIDEKTKEPK; from the coding sequence ATGATCAAAGAATTAACGAAAATTCTCGGGTTTTCTCTGAAAAATGAGGCACTGTATGAAGTGGCTTTTACTCACAAATCATACCTTAATGAACATCCATCAGGAGAATGTAACGAAAGGCTTGAGTTTTTGGGAGATGCAGTTTTGGAACTCGTAGTAACAGAATTTTTGTTTCGAAAATATCCAGAAAAACCTGAAGGGGAACTCACGAGTTATCGAAGTGCGCTTGTTCGGGGAAAACATCTCGCCGAAATTTCAGAGGAACTTAATCTTGGGAAATTTCTCAAACTTTCTCGAGGGGAAGAGAAATCAGGAGGGAGAAAGAAGAGTTACATTCTGGCAAATACCGCAGAATCTCTTATCGGAGGGATTTTTCTTGATAGGGGATTTGCAACTGCTGAAAAATTTATTTTAAAACACATCATTCCACGAATTAGCGAAATCATTGAAAAAGGTCTCCATCGAGATGCAAAATCCAAACTTCAAGAATACACACAAGATGTCCTTGGTATTACGCCACACTACCAGTTGGTTACGGAAAAAGGTCCAGATCATGACAAACTTTTCGTGATGGCAGTATATTTAGGAGAAAAAGTGATTGCGGAAGGAGAAGGATCGAGTAAGCAAAAAGCAGAACTCGATGCTGCAGAAAATGCGGTCAAGAAATTGAATATTGACGAAAAAACGAAAGAACCAAAGTAG
- a CDS encoding WecB/TagA/CpsF family glycosyltransferase has product MKTHRIELFGIPFDVVNTHHALLKLHYYSQVSLGEQYFCVTPNPEMIVYASKHPAFFRILKDADFSLPDGTGILWASGFLPPLELQKLSSSRRKKMWKIFLDGVRSLWQFTFDRKNFRGRIFARITGTDMFGDFLATSQAKIFLLGGAPLSAKTLAENFPNIVGYYDGKVTSEKSAAILEHIKNSDARVLFVALGSPKQEMWISEHLSKIPNIRFAMGVGGAFDFIAGKRKRAPFWMQRAGLEWLFRLLREPKRIVRIFRATVSFFFLALRERQKLL; this is encoded by the coding sequence ATGAAAACACATCGAATAGAACTTTTTGGGATCCCATTTGATGTTGTAAATACACATCACGCACTGCTCAAGCTTCATTATTATTCACAAGTTTCACTCGGAGAACAATATTTTTGTGTCACGCCAAATCCGGAAATGATTGTGTATGCTTCGAAACATCCTGCTTTTTTTCGAATTTTAAAAGACGCAGATTTTTCACTTCCTGATGGAACGGGAATTCTATGGGCATCTGGGTTTTTGCCTCCTCTGGAACTTCAGAAACTTTCTTCTTCGAGAAGGAAAAAAATGTGGAAAATTTTCTTAGATGGAGTGAGGTCTCTTTGGCAATTTACCTTCGATCGGAAAAATTTCCGGGGCCGAATTTTTGCGCGTATCACTGGAACAGATATGTTTGGCGACTTTCTTGCTACGTCTCAAGCAAAAATATTTCTCCTCGGAGGAGCTCCTCTGTCAGCAAAAACCCTCGCTGAAAATTTTCCGAATATCGTCGGATATTATGATGGAAAAGTAACTTCTGAAAAATCTGCAGCGATTCTTGAGCATATTAAAAATTCCGACGCAAGAGTACTTTTCGTGGCGCTCGGATCTCCCAAACAAGAGATGTGGATTTCAGAACATCTTTCAAAAATTCCCAATATTCGTTTTGCAATGGGAGTTGGCGGAGCATTTGATTTTATTGCGGGAAAACGAAAAAGAGCTCCTTTTTGGATGCAGAGAGCAGGTCTTGAATGGCTTTTTAGACTTCTTCGAGAACCAAAAAGGATTGTTCGCATTTTCAGAGCAACCGTTTCTTTCTTTTTTTTGGCGCTTCGAGAACGACAAAAACTTCTTTGA
- a CDS encoding class I SAM-dependent methyltransferase: protein MFFFSPSQAAKKLAEIYDSIANEFSESRNSPWEEAEVLFAATPKNAKILDIGCGNGRLVPLFLKKNCEVFGGDISEKLLGIAQKKYPAAHFQKVDFSDLPFADETFDEVWSVASFHHIPTEKKRLRALSEMCRVLKPKGEVIIIVWNLWNQQKYARQKRWSILRSFLIPTWSKRDFIIPWGTEKKTRYYHSFDVQELQKLAEKSGFLVKELFGWRKGGKEVILHSQNICIRLQKKSSLLC, encoded by the coding sequence GTGTTCTTTTTCTCTCCTTCTCAGGCGGCAAAAAAACTCGCAGAAATATATGATTCCATTGCGAATGAATTTTCTGAAAGTCGAAATTCTCCCTGGGAAGAAGCCGAAGTCCTTTTTGCTGCTACCCCGAAAAATGCAAAAATCCTGGACATAGGGTGCGGGAATGGTCGGCTTGTTCCTCTTTTTTTGAAAAAAAATTGCGAAGTTTTTGGAGGAGATATTTCGGAGAAGCTTCTTGGAATTGCTCAAAAAAAATATCCAGCTGCTCATTTTCAAAAGGTCGATTTTAGTGATCTTCCATTTGCAGATGAAACTTTTGATGAGGTATGGTCCGTCGCGAGTTTTCATCACATTCCAACCGAAAAGAAAAGATTGCGGGCACTTTCTGAAATGTGTCGTGTTTTAAAACCAAAAGGTGAAGTGATTATCATTGTTTGGAATCTTTGGAATCAACAAAAATATGCTCGCCAGAAAAGATGGTCGATTCTGAGATCCTTTCTTATTCCTACGTGGTCAAAACGGGATTTTATCATTCCTTGGGGAACCGAAAAAAAAACGCGATATTATCATTCTTTTGATGTTCAGGAACTTCAGAAACTTGCTGAAAAAAGCGGATTTTTAGTGAAAGAACTTTTTGGATGGAGAAAAGGGGGGAAAGAGGTAATACTACATTCTCAAAACATTTGTATTCGTCTTCAAAAAAAATCATCTCTTTTGTGTTAG
- a CDS encoding histidine--tRNA ligase — protein sequence MTTDDEIQENSQKYQSLRGFHDVLPDEYDYYTLVKKTARHRLRQAGFRRISTPIMEETALFVRAAGETTDIVEKEMFTMQSRSGKSMSLKPESTAGIVRAYIEHGMMNLPQPVQLYAIEPHFRYDRPQKGRYRQFHQLDFEVIGTRDASIDAQVILISYKFLKDLKILHHFSLQLNTLGNAESRKQFNDDLRNYFFGKERYLSEDLLSKLEKNPIRILDAKDEDVQILLSKAPKLGDYLDAASKEYYAEVKGFLDELGISYRENKNLVRGLDYYSDTVFEFWDKNEGAQNAVGGGGRYDGLVEFLGGRPTPAVGVAFGLERIVQHMKDEGIVPPQKDKIPVFVAQLGGEAKKKAMRILAELHDKGIHAVGAVGKASIKYQLEMANKVNADWAVLMGEVEVREKKAILRDMNAGTQEIVEIDEVVKKVLELVGSENLDVYTLGE from the coding sequence ATGACTACGGACGATGAAATTCAAGAGAATTCTCAAAAATATCAGTCTTTAAGAGGATTTCATGATGTTCTCCCGGATGAATATGATTATTACACACTTGTAAAAAAAACCGCGCGTCACCGTTTAAGGCAGGCAGGATTTCGAAGAATTTCTACCCCAATAATGGAGGAAACTGCTCTTTTTGTGCGAGCAGCTGGAGAGACAACGGATATTGTGGAAAAAGAAATGTTTACAATGCAGAGCAGATCAGGGAAATCAATGTCGCTCAAACCCGAATCAACTGCTGGAATTGTTCGGGCATACATCGAACACGGAATGATGAATCTTCCTCAACCGGTTCAACTATATGCTATCGAACCACACTTTCGTTATGATCGCCCCCAAAAAGGAAGATATCGACAATTTCATCAATTGGATTTCGAAGTCATTGGAACGAGAGATGCTTCAATTGATGCTCAGGTAATTCTTATATCCTACAAATTCCTCAAAGATCTCAAAATACTCCACCACTTTTCTCTCCAACTGAATACTCTTGGAAATGCCGAGAGTCGTAAGCAATTTAATGATGATCTTCGGAATTATTTTTTTGGAAAAGAGAGATACCTTTCCGAAGACCTTTTGAGCAAACTCGAAAAAAATCCCATCCGCATTCTTGATGCAAAGGATGAAGATGTTCAAATTCTTCTCTCGAAGGCTCCAAAACTTGGAGACTATCTCGATGCAGCATCAAAAGAATACTATGCAGAAGTAAAAGGATTTTTGGATGAACTCGGGATCTCGTATAGAGAAAATAAAAACTTGGTGCGAGGACTTGATTATTACTCTGACACAGTTTTTGAATTTTGGGATAAAAATGAAGGAGCACAAAATGCTGTCGGAGGAGGAGGAAGGTACGATGGTCTCGTTGAATTTCTGGGAGGTCGTCCAACGCCTGCAGTTGGCGTTGCTTTCGGACTTGAACGTATAGTTCAGCACATGAAAGACGAAGGAATTGTGCCTCCTCAAAAAGATAAAATCCCTGTCTTTGTCGCTCAGCTCGGCGGAGAAGCAAAAAAGAAGGCGATGCGAATACTCGCTGAACTTCACGATAAGGGAATTCATGCAGTTGGCGCCGTCGGAAAAGCTTCCATTAAATATCAACTCGAAATGGCGAATAAAGTGAATGCTGATTGGGCAGTGCTTATGGGAGAAGTGGAGGTTCGTGAGAAAAAGGCGATTTTGCGTGACATGAATGCGGGAACCCAGGAAATTGTCGAGATCGATGAAGTGGTGAAAAAGGTATTGGAACTCGTGGGAAGTGAGAACCTTGATGTGTATACACTTGGTGAGTAA
- a CDS encoding S-layer homology domain-containing protein: protein MKKVSFFFILLSIAILLPNSAFAESFPDVPVSHPNYDAIEYIKQNGIIQGYQDGTYKPDDYINRAEFTKIIIETEYSDEEISVCDPKNSQIPVLFTDVIASDWFYKYICFANRLNVVQGYLGGFFHPEWKINFGEAAKIVNKTFGNWLGYNDIWYKPYVLKLEMENAIPTSIQNVAQFITRGEMAEIVYRLRAGVKDKASLTYAGISFDEHADENIGILPLDETWNEYKNTKRGYSIKIPRKIETQNCEKKTTKIPVETFENSDGVYVSETYYYENSASDNCAQKTTSLSSLQERTVALWKIIVEDVESEAALNDVIAKASEPGCRAGEKKSTAQEGTYDVKIIAKEGAECHSMTTLQFLYSPQKKKVAHWSRGIESIFWNGGKAYDPEMTESFRFE, encoded by the coding sequence ATGAAAAAAGTTTCTTTTTTCTTCATACTCCTGAGCATCGCCATACTTCTTCCAAATTCTGCCTTTGCTGAATCATTTCCAGACGTTCCCGTATCTCATCCAAATTATGATGCCATTGAATACATCAAACAAAATGGAATTATACAAGGATATCAAGATGGAACGTATAAACCGGATGATTACATTAATCGTGCGGAATTTACAAAAATTATCATTGAGACGGAATATTCCGATGAAGAAATAAGTGTGTGTGATCCCAAAAATTCACAAATTCCTGTACTTTTTACCGATGTTATTGCTTCCGACTGGTTCTATAAATACATTTGTTTTGCAAATAGACTCAATGTTGTTCAGGGATATCTTGGAGGATTTTTCCATCCAGAATGGAAAATTAATTTTGGAGAAGCGGCAAAAATTGTGAATAAAACATTTGGAAATTGGCTCGGTTACAATGATATTTGGTACAAACCATATGTTTTGAAACTGGAAATGGAAAACGCAATTCCCACGAGCATTCAAAATGTAGCGCAATTTATTACTCGCGGAGAAATGGCAGAAATTGTGTATCGCCTTCGTGCTGGCGTAAAAGATAAGGCTTCTCTCACATATGCAGGAATTAGTTTTGATGAGCATGCCGATGAGAATATTGGAATTCTGCCACTCGATGAAACGTGGAATGAATATAAAAATACGAAGCGTGGCTATTCCATAAAAATTCCACGAAAAATAGAGACTCAGAATTGTGAGAAGAAAACCACAAAAATTCCGGTGGAAACTTTTGAAAACAGTGATGGAGTATATGTGAGCGAAACGTATTATTATGAAAATAGCGCAAGTGATAATTGTGCTCAAAAAACAACAAGTCTCTCTTCACTTCAGGAAAGAACTGTAGCACTTTGGAAAATCATCGTGGAAGATGTGGAGAGCGAAGCAGCGCTGAATGATGTTATTGCCAAAGCTTCAGAACCCGGCTGCAGAGCGGGAGAAAAAAAATCTACTGCTCAAGAAGGAACGTATGATGTCAAAATAATTGCAAAAGAAGGAGCTGAGTGCCACAGCATGACCACTCTGCAGTTTCTCTATTCTCCTCAGAAGAAAAAAGTCGCTCATTGGAGCCGAGGAATAGAATCAATTTTCTGGAATGGAGGAAAAGCATATGATCCGGAAATGACGGAAAGTTTTCGATTTGAGTAA
- a CDS encoding PrsW family intramembrane metalloprotease — MEVVQFSNALPLPFSLKIVYNEEILVSLCFGAMLIISLFLGLITALPILIWACIFFQFRPERKDMLFFTFLAGCFSPLIVLLYQKLWGQTINLIFFELEPINFQESIGAFANNHFLQSFLVFVFGVGMIEEFVKHFVIRKEKPIGLVLVFLGLMIFSIFYAAYLLITGDFSSVSWNVFNDFSHPLVRELLYIFGLWMTFFIFIQVHKRLVYQSIDQVILVSIMSALGFSFVENIIYLLHFVENGGTSLANIATFIAMRSIFVVMVHMFCSGVFGYYYGISLFAGPYLQENELKGKKFFLLSFIWKILRFSKKTVYQEEKLFTGLFLSMVFHGIYDFLIEINLNLSDVLGTIGIHTVFDFPLRPLILMSYLLGGFWFLVLLLHEKENHIKFGLVGTKEMPERDYQLLLKKIRSIQNTEEIEEKLIKEGWINQDELKDLRKKIQYLKKFELLEEKYLAKNWTTAEGLKDLRMDVEILKSERKRRSGGNQNILSSPV, encoded by the coding sequence ATGGAAGTGGTGCAATTTTCAAATGCCTTGCCCCTACCTTTTTCTCTCAAAATAGTGTATAATGAAGAGATTCTTGTATCTCTTTGCTTCGGGGCAATGCTCATCATCTCCCTTTTCCTTGGTCTTATCACGGCTCTCCCCATTCTTATCTGGGCATGTATTTTCTTTCAATTCCGCCCAGAGCGCAAAGACATGCTGTTTTTTACGTTTCTCGCAGGATGTTTTTCTCCATTGATCGTTCTCCTCTATCAAAAACTTTGGGGGCAAACGATTAATCTCATATTTTTTGAACTCGAACCGATTAATTTTCAAGAAAGTATTGGTGCGTTCGCGAATAACCATTTTTTACAGAGCTTTCTTGTCTTCGTTTTTGGTGTGGGGATGATAGAAGAATTCGTGAAGCATTTTGTGATCCGGAAAGAAAAGCCAATAGGTCTCGTGCTTGTCTTTCTCGGGCTCATGATTTTCTCTATTTTTTACGCCGCATATCTCCTCATAACTGGAGATTTCTCCTCCGTTTCATGGAATGTATTTAATGATTTCTCTCATCCACTTGTTCGTGAATTGCTCTATATTTTTGGACTCTGGATGACCTTTTTTATTTTCATACAGGTTCACAAAAGACTTGTTTACCAATCAATAGATCAGGTAATTCTTGTGAGCATCATGAGCGCCCTCGGATTTTCATTCGTGGAAAATATTATCTATCTCTTACATTTTGTGGAGAATGGAGGGACTTCATTGGCGAATATTGCGACTTTTATCGCAATGAGATCAATTTTCGTGGTGATGGTTCATATGTTTTGCTCTGGAGTCTTTGGATATTATTACGGAATATCACTTTTTGCAGGACCATATTTACAAGAAAACGAACTCAAAGGGAAAAAATTCTTTCTTCTCAGTTTTATTTGGAAGATTCTTCGATTTTCCAAAAAAACAGTCTACCAAGAAGAGAAGCTTTTTACGGGGCTTTTTCTCTCGATGGTATTTCATGGAATATATGATTTTCTCATCGAGATTAATTTGAATCTCAGTGATGTTCTGGGGACCATTGGTATTCACACTGTATTCGATTTTCCACTGAGGCCACTCATTCTTATGTCCTATCTCTTGGGAGGATTTTGGTTTTTAGTTCTCCTTCTTCATGAGAAAGAAAACCATATCAAATTTGGACTCGTGGGAACAAAAGAAATGCCGGAACGCGATTATCAGCTCCTTTTGAAAAAAATTAGAAGCATTCAGAATACCGAAGAGATTGAAGAAAAGCTGATCAAGGAAGGATGGATTAATCAGGATGAACTTAAAGACCTTCGAAAGAAAATTCAATACTTGAAAAAATTTGAACTTCTGGAAGAAAAATATCTTGCGAAAAATTGGACAACTGCAGAAGGTCTCAAAGATCTCAGAATGGATGTGGAGATTCTGAAAAGCGAGAGAAAAAGAAGGTCCGGAGGCAATCAAAACATTCTTTCTTCCCCCGTATGA
- a CDS encoding STAS domain-containing protein, with amino-acid sequence MKFYVSHIVGYDNIAKIDLIGEMNSSTWPEMEQKLSEQVKQSTQKFFLYDFHKTSFLNSTVIGFFINLMREAEKTRKQILFVDLHPNIAEIFQLVGMEKVVKIFPDTIEAVESITNYK; translated from the coding sequence ATGAAATTTTATGTTTCTCACATTGTCGGGTATGACAATATTGCAAAGATAGACCTTATCGGAGAAATGAATAGCTCTACATGGCCAGAAATGGAACAAAAATTATCAGAACAGGTGAAGCAGAGCACTCAGAAATTTTTCCTATATGACTTTCATAAGACTTCATTTTTAAACAGCACGGTAATTGGTTTTTTCATCAATCTTATGCGAGAAGCAGAAAAAACGAGAAAACAGATTCTCTTTGTCGATCTTCATCCGAACATTGCGGAAATATTCCAGTTGGTAGGAATGGAGAAGGTCGTCAAAATTTTTCCGGATACTATAGAAGCGGTGGAGTCAATTACGAATTACAAATGA
- a CDS encoding NAD-dependent epimerase/dehydratase family protein, producing MKPRILVTGGAGFIGSNFCNTHKEKYEVIALDNLLLGDERNLDPEVKFIKGDACNVQDLEKIGKVDYVVHLAGTSSAPMFTGDGFINGYVNSVKSFCTVLEWARKNGVKKMLYASTSSLYGNNPLPLTEDQHIIPQNHYAITKYLYERCAESYWSTYKDIEIIGFRFMSVYGPNEEAKGKYANIISQFAWDIARDLAPVIYGNGKQFRDFTHVSDVVSGMTLAIDTDQKLGAAVFNIGTGKSCTLNEIVEALSGAFGKKVEPKYIPNPVKEIYIHGQCADISKIQKVLGYEPKVKLTDGIADQVKNLRMERIRETSSDVWR from the coding sequence ATGAAACCTCGTATTCTCGTTACCGGCGGAGCAGGGTTTATCGGCTCAAACTTTTGCAATACGCACAAAGAAAAATATGAAGTGATCGCGCTTGATAATCTTTTGCTGGGCGATGAGCGGAATCTCGATCCAGAAGTGAAATTTATCAAAGGCGATGCGTGCAATGTTCAAGATTTGGAAAAAATTGGAAAAGTGGACTATGTTGTACACTTGGCTGGAACTTCTTCCGCACCAATGTTTACCGGAGATGGATTCATAAATGGATATGTGAATTCTGTGAAGTCATTTTGTACGGTACTCGAATGGGCGAGAAAAAATGGTGTGAAAAAAATGCTCTACGCTTCGACATCTTCACTCTACGGCAATAATCCCCTTCCTCTTACGGAAGATCAGCACATAATTCCTCAAAATCATTATGCGATTACAAAATATTTGTACGAGAGATGTGCGGAAAGTTATTGGAGCACTTACAAAGATATTGAAATAATTGGCTTTCGATTTATGAGCGTGTATGGTCCGAATGAAGAAGCGAAGGGAAAATACGCCAATATTATTTCTCAATTTGCGTGGGATATCGCCCGAGATTTAGCGCCGGTAATTTATGGAAATGGAAAACAATTTCGCGATTTCACTCATGTTTCTGATGTGGTGAGTGGAATGACGCTCGCGATAGATACGGATCAAAAACTTGGCGCGGCAGTTTTTAATATCGGCACGGGAAAAAGCTGTACGCTCAATGAAATTGTCGAAGCGCTGAGTGGAGCATTTGGAAAAAAAGTAGAACCGAAATATATTCCGAATCCCGTGAAAGAAATCTACATCCACGGTCAGTGCGCGGATATTTCGAAAATCCAAAAAGTGCTAGGGTATGAACCGAAAGTAAAACTCACAGACGGAATTGCGGATCAGGTGAAGAATTTGCGAATGGAGAGAATTCGAGAGACGAGTTCGGATGTGTGGCGATGA